The genomic segment GGATGCGTGGAACTGCAAATCTGGGGAAACAGTGGTGGCAACAGCGGTTGTGATATGTCTGAATTATTATGGGCATCGGGAGATGTCTATGATGCTGCACATATTGACCAATGGGTATTACATACGGTTACTTTTACCCCTTCTCAGAATTGGGGGCATATGCTTTTCTCAGTACATACTTTGGGTTGTTCGGCCCAGCCTTATCTTATGTTAGACAATTTATCACCCATTATCCCCCAATCCGATGTTGCAGCATTTAATGCTCCGGGAGTTTGTGTAAACAGTCCGATGCCATTTACAGATGCTTCTGTATCAACAAGTGGAACCATAACTAACTGGAACTGGAATTTTGGAGATGGAAGTCCCGGAAGTACAACCCAGAATCCTGCACATACATACACTACTCCGGGGACTTATGATGTTACACTTACAATTTATAGCAATGTTCCGTGTACAACTCAGGTAGTGCAACAGGTTATTGTACATGATTATCCAACGGTTGCTGCAACTGCCGATCCTGCAGCTATTTGTCAGGGGATGTCAACAACTCTTACTGCGTCTGGTGCTAATTCATACAGCTGGAGTAATGGCCTTGGCAATGCAGCACAGGTTACTGCCACTCCGTCAGCTTCCACAACTTATACCGTTACCGGCACTTCCAATGGATGTGCCAGTACGGCTTCTGTTTCAGTTTATGTAGGGCAATTGCAGCTTAATACTATTGTAAACAACCATGTTTCCTGTTTTGGTGGCAGCGATGGTTCGGCAACGGTAGTACCCGCCGGAACACCCCAATACACTTATTTCTGGTCTCCTTCCGGGGGTAACGGCCCTACTGCATCAGGGCTCACGGCAGGAACCTATACTGTTTCTGTCAGCGATTCCGTAAACTGCCAAAGCTCAACCAGCATAACTATCACAGAACCACCATTACTTATTGTAAATATTTCCGACAGTACAAATATTAACTGTTTTGGTGCATCTACCGGAACAGCAACAGTTACAGCTTCTGGAGGCACACTATCATACAGTTATCAATGGACTCCATCAGGAGACACTGCAAGTACAGCTACTGGCCTGCCTGCCGGCGCTTATCAAGTCGTTGTTACTGATCATAATGGTTGCAGCGATTCAGATCAGATTACACTGACACAACAACCACAGCTTCATATCACACTTGCTCCTGACGATGAAGACTGCCCTACCTATTGTGATGGATTTATTGAATCTTCGGTAACAGGAGGCTTTGGCTCTTATGATTATTCTTGGAGTACCATACCTGTTCAACACACATCTACTGCGAACGGATTATGTCCGGGAAATTATACCCTGACCATTACCGATGATTATAGCTGTACCTCCACACAAAGCGCAAACATTTCGACCAGTGCATGGGTAAGCGCAGATTTCACTGCCACACCAACTTCGGGGTATGTTCCTTTGTCGGTTGAGTTTATTTATACAGGTAACTACGGTATGAATTTTTACTGGGATTTCGGTGATGGGGGAACGGGGACAGGCTCGAACATTACACATATTTACGATATAGTGGATTTGTATGAGGTAACATTGTATGTAAATTCAGGTCCTCCGGAATACTGCCCCGACACGATGACAATATACATTGATGCCATGCGCCCGTCGTGGATTACGGTGCCAAATATTTTTACACCCAATGGAGATGGTGTAAATGACGTTTTTCAAATTGAATCTCAGGCAATAGAAATAATGGAAATAGAAATTTTTAACCGCTGGGGAAAGGAAATGTTTTCAACGAATATCAGCGGGTTTACCGTGGAAAAAGAAAAGAAAGATGTATGGGATGGTACAAGCAAGAGCGGTGAAAGATGCTCAGACGGTGTTTACTATTATATTATTTATGCGAAAGGCTATGACGACATAGAGTACAAGAAGAATGGAACAATTACATTATTAAGATAGAAACCCATATCCATGAAAAAAACAGTATATTTATTTCTTATCCTATTAAACATTACCACTTTTGTAATGGCCCAGTGCGGAGGTGTTATACTTACGGTGAACAACCCTTCTTTCGAAGGAACTCCGGAGCCGCATGTTACTCCTCCCGGATGGGATATCTGCATGCCCGGGAACACACCGGATACACAGCCAGGGTCATGGGGAATAAACTTGCCACCATATGAAGGCAGTTCATATATTGGTTTGGTTTGGGGAGGCAGTAGCTGGGTTGAAGGCGCCAGCCAGACTCTCAGCAGCCCTATGGTTGCTGGGACAACTTATGAATTTACACTTGCCCTGGCTACCACAGCCTCTACAGGTGGCGGGATACTACCCGGATGTGTCGAATTGCAGATTTGGGGAAATATGGGTGGCAACAGCGGCTGTGACCATTCTGAATTGTTGTGGAGTTCCGGTGACGTTTTTGATGCAGCACATATGGATCAATGGGTAGTGCATACTGTTAGCTTTACGCCATCACAAAACTGGGGTCACCTCCTTTTTTCGGTTTACAACCTGGGTTGTTCAGATCAGCCGTACATTATGCTGGATGACTTATCAGCTATTGTTCCTATTACGGATATAGCTGAATTTTCATGGACAGGCTCCGGAAGTAACAATGCGGCGTGTACCGGACAAGCAGTTACATTTCATGATGAATCCACTTCAGCGCAAAGCACCATAACAAACTGGTCCTGGAATTTTAATGACGGCACTACCAGCACGGCACAAAATCCTGTTCACACCTTTGCCAGTCCTGGGACTTATGATGTAAGCCTTACCATCATCAGCGCTATACCATGCACAACCAATGTAATACATCAGGTTATTGTATATGAAACTCCCATTGCCACAGTCAGTGGTGGCGGCTCTATATGCCCGGGAACGGGCGCTACAGCACCTGTTACTATAACTCTTACCGGCACTCCGCCATGGTCTATTACTTATTTTGATGGAGTGAATTCAACTACCGTGAATGGTATTAATACTACTCCCTATATTATCAATACACCTGTAACGGGAAATTACACAGTAACAGCAGTGTCAGATGCAAACTGCACCGGTACTTCTTCCGGAAACGCTTCTGTGGCATACAATAACTTACCTTTAGTTACCTTTGCTGTGCTGCCGCATGTATGTGTAAATTTTGCTCCATTTCAGCTTACCGGAGGAGGACCTGCTGGAGGCAACTACTCTGGCCCGGGAGTTAATGGCAATATGTTTGACCCGGCTTTGGCAGGAGTGGGAACACATCAAATAACATATACTTATACTGATCCTAATACAGGCTGTACTGATAGCGCTCACCAAGCACAGCTTGTTCTGGCCGGAATTAATATCGGTGTGGATCCTCCTTTGACTTATATATGCCCTGAGGGTCATGCAGTCCTTGTTGCTACCGGAGCAGACACTTATCAATGGACACCTTCCGATGGACTTACTCAGGACTATGGACCCATTGTGATTGCAATGCCCGAAACAAGTACTACATATACTGTATTTGGAACAAATAGTGTGGGCTGCACCGGAACCAACACGGTTCAGGTGAACATTTACAATACGGAAATGGTCAATATATTTGTTTCTCCAAATGAAGGATGTTCGCCACATTGGGTTAACACAGATATCTTCCCCGAAGAAATGATTGAAGACTCTACATGGCTTTGGAATTTTGGTGACATACACGGACCGGGCAATGTCAGCTATCAACAAAATCCTTCTCACGTATATGGAGGCGAAGGTTATTATATGGTAACATTTGCGGCCATGGATACCAACGGATGCCATATTAAGGATACAGCTTATGTAAGAGTGTATCCGACTCCAGTCGCTAATTTTTATACCAATCCCGATATTGGTTATGCAGGCATTACGAACATGCAGTTTATAGATATATCATTAAACGCAAACGCATGGTATTGGGAATTCGGAGACCCGGGTTCTTACAATTATAATTACTCTAACGAACAGCATCCTCATCATACTTTTGCCGATTCAGGAACTTATTCGGTGATGCTTGTTGCCACAAGCACTTATAATTGCAGAGACACCATTATTAAAGATGTTTTAATTTTTCCGGAATTTGTTATTTTTATTCCCAATGCATTTACTCCCAACAGGGATCATATTAACGATGTGTTTAAACCGAGTATCATTGGGTTTGACAGGGAATCGTACAGGTTTTATATTTTTGACCGCTGGGGAAAAATGATATTTTTCTCTTCTAATATTGAAAACGGATGGGATGGAAAAATCAATGGCAAAGAAGCTGCCGAAGGCATCTACAGCTTCCTGCTTTATGTGAATGAAAACACAGGAAAAGACCATAAAGTGAAAGGAATAGTTACTTTAATTAGGTAAACATTTAAGAATACATCCTGGTTTTTTATAGTCTTAAATATCTATAAGAATCAAAACTTCTATATTTGCACTGAATCTTTTTTCATGCGCCGGATGAAAAATAAAAAGTTGCATAATGAATATGTATGTAAAAAAAACATTTACTAAAACTGCAACTCCTCATTCTTTATTGAATCAAAAGATAATTGATACTCTTAAAGTCCCGGTGTTTTTATTGCTTTTGGTTTTTGTGCTTTATGGCAACACCATTTCCAATAAATACTCTTTTGATGATGATTTTGTTACCTATAACAATCCTCAGATTCAAAAAGGCTTTAAAGCCATAAAGGAAATTTTTACCACCAGATATTATGTTAATGCAAGGCAAAATTATGATTACCGACCTATGGTAAAACTTGGATTTGCAATAGAGTATGCCTTGTTTGGAAGCAACCCGCACATCAGCCATTTTATTAATGTTATCCTGTATTTTATTCTATGTCTTCTACTTTATTTAATATTGAAGAAATTATTGCGTTCCTATCATCCCTGGCTTGCTTTGGCGGCAACACTTTTATTTTTAGCACATCCGGTACACACAGAAGTAGTTGCTAGCCTGAAAAACCGAGATGAACTCCTAAGTATGATGGGAACTGCGGCTGCATGGTATTTAACCATAAAATATACCGAAGCGAAAAAATGGAGGTTTATATTACTGGCTGTTTTCATGCTTGTTTTCGGGTATTTCTCAAAAGCTGGCGCCATGGTGTTTGTAGTAGTGATACCTTTAAGCCTTTATTTTTTCACTGCTGAAAAAACAAAAAACATTCTGAAAATAACAGGTATATTGCTTCTGGTAGTATTTTTCTGCATCCTGATACCGCGTTTGCTGCTGCCCGAAATCCAAAGGAAAATAATGTTTTTTGAAAATCCCCTGTATTATGAAAAAGGGTTGTTGATCCGGTTAGGAGCGGCTCTCAGTGTGCTGTTGTTTTATTTCCGCCTGCTGGTGTTTCCGCATCCTTTGCTTTTTTATTACGGCTATGACCAGATATCGGTAACAAATCCTTTTACTGTCTGGAATCTTTTTTCCTTGTTACTTTGCATAATGTTGCTGGGCATAGCCTTATTCCGGTTTAGGCGGAAACACGTTCTCAGTTTTGCCATTTTATATTATTTTATCACTATTTCCATCTACAGCAATCTGCTTAACCCACCACCGGGTATTGTGGCTGACCGTTTTCTTTTTTCTTCTTCCCTGAGTTTTTGCCTAGCACTGGCATTTATTTTGCCGAAAATTTTTAAAATCAACCTTAATGAAAAACTGACTAAAAAAATAAAAACATATAAAAAGCCGGGTATCATTTTATTAATTATATTTCTTCTTTTTTCAGTGAAAACCATCAGCAGAAATTCACAGTGGAAAGATTTCAAAAGTTTGTACACCAACGATATTAAGTACCTTCACAATTCAGCAAAAGCGCATGCAGTTTATGCTTCATTTCTTTATAACCAAATTCCTGCAAGCAGAGATTATACAAGGCAGAAGGAGCTGGTGAGGCTCTCGGAAAAGCATTACAAGCAGGCGCTGGAAATATATTCTGATTATGCTGTATGTATGAATAATCTTGGAATCATAGCATATAAGTTTTATAAGAAAAAAGAGGAAGCTGTGAACTACTGGAAGACGGCTGCTATCGCCGATAATGAATATTCCGAGCCGCTTTTTAATCTAGCCAAGGCGTATGAAGAAGCTGGTGTAACTGATACTGCTGAGTTATATTATCTTTCTGCATTGAAACTGGATAGCAGTAATGTCTCGGGATACAGCAATCTGGCCGCTATGTATTTTGAACTGGGCAAAACAGATAAAGCCATACAGACAAACCATGACATCATGTCGGTTTCTCCTGAAAGCGACCTCCCTTATGTAAATATCGGTAACTATTACCTGCTGGGAAAGGATACACTAAATGCAATAAAATACTGGGAAATGGCTATTGAAAAGCAGCCTGACAATCCGGAACTCTGTAAAAATTTAGCCGCTTATTTCAGCCATGTTAAAGAGTATAAAAAAGCGGAGTATTATAAAAAATTGTCAAGAAAAAAATATTAATTCTTCAAATTTTTTATAGCATCATTATGCTGTCAAAAAAAGTATTTGCAGAATTGCATGTGTTATAAATACATTTAAATTAATAATAAATTAACAATTAAAAATACATACTTCCAGAAATATTTCTACTTAGACTGCTGTTGTATTTGAGCACAATAACAAATTTGATGTTATTGGATATTGACAATAAAAAAATAATATCTTTTTTAAGACACAGAATATTTCTTCAAAGAAATTCATTTATTGATAAGAGTGGCATTCGTGTTGCAAAGACAAAAAACAACTTGAAAAAATCATTAACAAAAATATCAATACCTGGCAGTTACCGCATAGAAAAAACTTTTGTATAGAGTTTCAACAATCAGAAAAAAATGATTAATGTCATTTTTTATGTGTACTGATATTTTTTGTCAAACAATTTTTACATGAAATAGTTATTTACAAATTATAACACGATGAAATATTTTTTAAAAATTAAATTTGAATTTTATGGAGCACTTACAATAAAATATTTTTACACCTGAAATTTTTTCATAGGGGATAGTTGAT from the Bacteroidales bacterium genome contains:
- a CDS encoding PKD domain-containing protein, which gives rise to MKKTVYLFLILLNITTFVMAQCGGVILTVNNPSFEGTPEPHVTPPGWDICMPGNTPDTQPGSWGINLPPYEGSSYIGLVWGGSSWVEGASQTLSSPMVAGTTYEFTLALATTASTGGGILPGCVELQIWGNMGGNSGCDHSELLWSSGDVFDAAHMDQWVVHTVSFTPSQNWGHLLFSVYNLGCSDQPYIMLDDLSAIVPITDIAEFSWTGSGSNNAACTGQAVTFHDESTSAQSTITNWSWNFNDGTTSTAQNPVHTFASPGTYDVSLTIISAIPCTTNVIHQVIVYETPIATVSGGGSICPGTGATAPVTITLTGTPPWSITYFDGVNSTTVNGINTTPYIINTPVTGNYTVTAVSDANCTGTSSGNASVAYNNLPLVTFAVLPHVCVNFAPFQLTGGGPAGGNYSGPGVNGNMFDPALAGVGTHQITYTYTDPNTGCTDSAHQAQLVLAGINIGVDPPLTYICPEGHAVLVATGADTYQWTPSDGLTQDYGPIVIAMPETSTTYTVFGTNSVGCTGTNTVQVNIYNTEMVNIFVSPNEGCSPHWVNTDIFPEEMIEDSTWLWNFGDIHGPGNVSYQQNPSHVYGGEGYYMVTFAAMDTNGCHIKDTAYVRVYPTPVANFYTNPDIGYAGITNMQFIDISLNANAWYWEFGDPGSYNYNYSNEQHPHHTFADSGTYSVMLVATSTYNCRDTIIKDVLIFPEFVIFIPNAFTPNRDHINDVFKPSIIGFDRESYRFYIFDRWGKMIFFSSNIENGWDGKINGKEAAEGIYSFLLYVNENTGKDHKVKGIVTLIR
- a CDS encoding PKD domain-containing protein, which translates into the protein MRKYLLFITVILFARLYSFGQCGGPTLTVNNPSFEGSPAPHVTPPQWDICQPGVTPDTQPGSWGISLPPYDGSSYIGLVWGGSSWVEGASQTLSSPMIAGTTYNFTLALASTSSTGGGILPGCVELQIWGNSGGNSGCDMSELLWASGDVYDAAHIDQWVLHTVTFTPSQNWGHMLFSVHTLGCSAQPYLMLDNLSPIIPQSDVAAFNAPGVCVNSPMPFTDASVSTSGTITNWNWNFGDGSPGSTTQNPAHTYTTPGTYDVTLTIYSNVPCTTQVVQQVIVHDYPTVAATADPAAICQGMSTTLTASGANSYSWSNGLGNAAQVTATPSASTTYTVTGTSNGCASTASVSVYVGQLQLNTIVNNHVSCFGGSDGSATVVPAGTPQYTYFWSPSGGNGPTASGLTAGTYTVSVSDSVNCQSSTSITITEPPLLIVNISDSTNINCFGASTGTATVTASGGTLSYSYQWTPSGDTASTATGLPAGAYQVVVTDHNGCSDSDQITLTQQPQLHITLAPDDEDCPTYCDGFIESSVTGGFGSYDYSWSTIPVQHTSTANGLCPGNYTLTITDDYSCTSTQSANISTSAWVSADFTATPTSGYVPLSVEFIYTGNYGMNFYWDFGDGGTGTGSNITHIYDIVDLYEVTLYVNSGPPEYCPDTMTIYIDAMRPSWITVPNIFTPNGDGVNDVFQIESQAIEIMEIEIFNRWGKEMFSTNISGFTVEKEKKDVWDGTSKSGERCSDGVYYYIIYAKGYDDIEYKKNGTITLLR
- a CDS encoding glycosyltransferase family 39 protein; this translates as MNMYVKKTFTKTATPHSLLNQKIIDTLKVPVFLLLLVFVLYGNTISNKYSFDDDFVTYNNPQIQKGFKAIKEIFTTRYYVNARQNYDYRPMVKLGFAIEYALFGSNPHISHFINVILYFILCLLLYLILKKLLRSYHPWLALAATLLFLAHPVHTEVVASLKNRDELLSMMGTAAAWYLTIKYTEAKKWRFILLAVFMLVFGYFSKAGAMVFVVVIPLSLYFFTAEKTKNILKITGILLLVVFFCILIPRLLLPEIQRKIMFFENPLYYEKGLLIRLGAALSVLLFYFRLLVFPHPLLFYYGYDQISVTNPFTVWNLFSLLLCIMLLGIALFRFRRKHVLSFAILYYFITISIYSNLLNPPPGIVADRFLFSSSLSFCLALAFILPKIFKINLNEKLTKKIKTYKKPGIILLIIFLLFSVKTISRNSQWKDFKSLYTNDIKYLHNSAKAHAVYASFLYNQIPASRDYTRQKELVRLSEKHYKQALEIYSDYAVCMNNLGIIAYKFYKKKEEAVNYWKTAAIADNEYSEPLFNLAKAYEEAGVTDTAELYYLSALKLDSSNVSGYSNLAAMYFELGKTDKAIQTNHDIMSVSPESDLPYVNIGNYYLLGKDTLNAIKYWEMAIEKQPDNPELCKNLAAYFSHVKEYKKAEYYKKLSRKKY